GCTCCAGCCTCGCCTCccttctcctcaacctcaacacaTCGCAGCTATCTAGCATCAGTGCCACCATAGGAGGTGCCGCCCGTTTGGTGCCCAGCGGGACTGAGGAGGAGCGATATTATCGCCAGCAGCATCTCGAGAACAACACCTTTGAGGAGGTCGATATCCAGCGGATTCAGCAGGGCAATGGCAATGGCGGCAATGGCCCCGCCCAGGACGGCGGCCGCAATTGTTTCGTGGCTGGCGAGGAGGTCAGGGTTGTGTCAGTGGATATCAGGGATGTGCGCATCAGCGATTGGAAGGGAACCGTGAGAGACTGGGAAATCGTGCCGACTGAGAACTTGGTTAATGGCACTAGCTGATCGAGGGGCAGTTTCAGGTCATTCGTGACAAAACAATATCATTATTTAATGTTGGTATCAGGCTGTGCTTGCAATCACGCTCGCTGCCACACTTAAATGAGCTTAACAATACAAGCTCTTATACTAGGTCGTTCCTCATACTAATTCTAAACAAAACTTGACCTTGTGCTGCTTGACAGACAATCCCAAGTGATGTGATAACATACGCAAAAGACGCAATTCCTAAAAGCCCAGTCCATCCAAGTCGGGTCTGGTCCCAACAACTCAGATCTGCCTTGTGGCACCTATTCGTATATTGTCCATTGTATAACTCTCGCCTCAACGCCCGCACATGTTATTTCAGAAAGCAAAACCAATCGAGTTCCAAGCCGAATCGACAATGTCGTGTTCGTAGTTTTTCCAATCAAGGAAGTATAGAGATCTATCATCGAGCCCactcgacaacctcgaggGCCATCATTACCAGAATAAGAGTGGAGGGAAGAATCCTGTCAGGTGTTAGCGCATCTCGGGCTGCATTTTGCCGAGGGACCGGTTTTAGCTTACCAAATGACATAGCTCTGGAACAGAATTCTGCCCATGGTCTTCTCAAAGACACTGTTGATCTGGCAGATCTGGGCCAGCTGCAGAGCGCTAGGAGCGCCGGTGAGCAGGAAGCAGACAATGACAAAAATGGGATCGTCAAGAATGCTGACGGGCACGTATTTGGCCATCAGCGCGAGCATTGGGGCCATGATAGCGGTGGGCAAGACCATGCGGCAAAGGAGCGAAGCGACCAGGAGCTTGTTACCGATGCGCTCCTCCTCAGGGTCAAGAGCTTCATCCTTAGCCATGGTGTTGCGCGCAAGGTTGGCACCCAGCACAACCAGGATCAGCGGGACAGCGACATCTCCACTGGAACGGATAGCGTTGGTGACACTGTTCTGGACAAAAGAGCCCTCTTCGAAGAACAGACGCTGAAGGGCAGGGATGGAGGCGACCAGGATGGCAATAAGCATGGCCCAGAGCGGGGGGTTCATGAACTCCCAGATGAAGTTGTTGAACTTCTCACCGACTCGCTTCATGAACTTCAGGAACGACTTGACCGGAGCGGGGGACTTCTGGTACAAGTTGCAGACACCCTTTGATGTAGCCTTTCCGAGGCGAATGAAAGGGGCCTTTGCCGATGAGGTCGCTCGCGCCAAGAAACCACGGGActcctcatcgtcttccAACGATGGGACGCGAGGGAATGTCTCAATACCACCCTCGTTGCCGTTAAGATAGCCGTTGGTTCCAACCTGTCCCTGGTGGTTCTTGGAAGTGGTCTTCTTGGAAAGAAAATCATCATCGCTAGAAACAGCCAGAGAAACTCGGGAGGCATGGGCAATAGGCGTGCGACCGGCAGGGTCATAGTTTTCCGAATCGATGCTCTGGCGAtctccctcgtcctcggTTTCCCCATCAAGGCCGTCGATcagaacctcaacctcaggTTCCTCGTGTTCTTCATCGTGATATCGCTGTCCTTCCTCGGCGATCTGCTCGCGATACTCAGGATACTTGTCCTTGGAAGCCAAGAGGACGTGATAGCCCCAGCTCCAGCGGACGAGCTGACCAAGTTGCTGAAAGATAAGGAGATATAGGATGCCTCGGGCACCGACCTCATCATCGTTATCTCCAGGAACCTTGTCCCAGTGCAGGCCCTTGAGTGTCTGCGAAAGCGAGAGAACGAGAGAAATGGGCAGAGAGTTGGAGTTGCCGAAGACGCCCATGGCGGTGACAAAGTTGGAGGCGCGTCTGTTGAATCGGAACACCTTCGCGACGAGAACGGACACGGTCCAAGACACAAAGGTCTGGACGATGAAAATCACGGGAATGATGGCGAGGTCGGAAAGCTTCTCAGCGTTAAGCTGCGAGGCGAGCTTTGTGAAGACTGGTAGATGTTAGTGTCTGAAAGAGCTCGCAAGAGGTTTATAGGCGCGACATACTCAGGCATGGTGTGAACAGCATCACATTCAGGTTTGCCAAAAACTTCTGCTTCTCGGCATCAAAGTGGCCGAGTCGCGCGACGATGTAGCCTGGCAAACTGACACAGACTACTTCGAGGACGGCCTCAAAGACCAGGAGGCAAAGATGCCCCAGAGAAGGATGCGACTCATGAGTGTTCGCTAAGGTCTGCAGAGGCAATTCGTATGCATCTTGGGCCAACTGCGTCAGCCGGAACGACGGTACCGAAAAGGTCCGCAACGAAGCCATCAAAAACTGGCGATGCTTCgtttcgtcgtcgtcgttgttggTAAAGATGGAGTAagcgttggtgttggtggtcgGCGCAAATCGGGGGGCGATAAGGGGAACTCTTTTATCGGGGGGCGCGCAGGCTGCGACTGCGACTGCGAAAGATAAGGCACCCAGGCAACGACCAATAGTGCCAGACGCGGGAGGATCAGGGGAGAGCAATTAAAGGCAAGACTCTCTGAAATTGGCCAGGCCTTGCTCTGTTTTAAGGTtggaagagggaaaaaaaagtaaCGGCAGTGATGGCGAGATCAAGGAAAAGACGTGGGAGTGGGCTCTTTAGATGGGGCGAAAGGCGGCGGTGCCGGCCATGGCAATGGATTGGATCTTGGATACCTGGAGCAAATCCATGATGCACGTTCCCCCATGGTCGATTGATAACCTAGTTCAGCTAGGTAAACTATGACAAAGGCTCTGCGCTGTCAAATGCCCCGTCGACACTTGCATGGGCTGCTCGGTTACAGTAACTCAGAGCTGGAGCTTCAGGTCCTTGAGAGCTGTCTGCCGCTTTCTTTGTGACGGGCACACCAACCTGCAACTCTCCCGGAACAAGCTTTTGAGCATATGCGCCCTGAGGTAACCCAGCCATTGCCCGAACCGTCCGGGGCAGAGCAGCTGAAACCTTGCCGTGGCGTCAGGGCGTGGGTGATACACACAAGGATTTCCTACACTTTGATGACCGCGCCACGCGTCTTTAGGAGGCCAACTATCGATCAGAGCAGGCTCCAATTGGGCTCCCGCTGCGACTGTGCTGTAACGAGGCCACGTCGACGCGACGCCTCAATCGATGACTCCCCTCGCGAGCCATCCAGCGAATCGGTCGCTGAGACATTcgcgagcagcagcaaagcTGATTGATCGAGACGAAGCGACGTTTGAAGAGGTGACGGAATCCATCATCAAGCGTCCCGGGGTGGCTTGAACAGGGGTAGAGAAAAAAGAGTTGACCTGGGCGGGGCGCCAATGGACTGGACTGTGGCGCCATGGCAACAACCGCCTTCGTCATGGCTTAATCAAGGCACGTTGTCCATCCCTCCATGCTCAGAGGTCGGCAGTGGACAAGCCAAGAAAAGGTCCAGCCCAGGATTCggctgaggagaaggcggcTGTGCTGGACGATCCAGCCATGGGCAAAAAGAAATTCCACGAGACAAGTCACGAGACTTGAGGAGAATCTTTGATCCATGAGACACCAGCCATGAACTCCTTTCAATCCGACCAGAAGGTAACCTCAACATCCAGCCATAAGCCCGTTGGAAACTTCAAGGGGTTTGAGTGAAATTATTATTCCCTTTTGCCTGCGCTATGGCAAAGCCCTTGCATAAGCTCATCAAGCATTCCTTGGCAGGTTACTTGCTTCCGTCGCCATGTGTAAAAGTCCGCGTTCCAGGGGTCAACGTAAAATGGCCAGTGGCCAGACATGTCTGGCATGAGAGAATGATGCATATCACACAACCATCCCACCAAGGTCAGAGACATCCTCAAGGTGGAAGTGAGTGTGCTTTGATCGCCCGCACGTCAAACGCGGCGAGGGAGCATTGGCAGGCCAGCTCCCCCACGTGGAACGTGAGGTTTGGAGCCCCGATGCCATGACGATTGGGGCTGTCTCAGGCCTGGTCTCCAACTCCAAGGGGTAGAGATGTGCAGTCTGTCATGATGCATGCACACGCGAGCAGGTAATGTTGACGGCAAAAACGAGACAAGATATCATTGTACTGTCAGTCCTTTTCCAGTTGGTACTCGAGGTTGGCACAGGTTGTTTTATGCTGCGCCAGTGTCAAGTTGGCTTGTTAGATATCAGCATGCCTTGGAATATTACCAAAGTGAAATCAACATCTCCAATTTTCCATCCACACTTATCTCCATCGCGATAGTACCGATACATGTCTCCTATGTCTCTGGTCGACTGATAGGCGTGATAATCTTGTGCTGTTCCAGATACACCTGTTTCGTTTTGTCTTATCTGGTGATTAACCCTCTCTATGATGAAAATCCATGCATATCTTTACTCCTATTGATGCCATGTCAAAGATGTTCATCGTGGGCAGCGGGTAGCGGGGATATCGCCGACCCATCACTTGCACCGCCAAGGCAGGGCATCAAGCAGGTTACGAGGCGATGCAGCCGACTGGGCCGAGGCTGATAAAATAAGACGCACACCTGACACTCTGATTTATAATATGAGATGCACTAATACTTGTGTCGGTCTAATTTAACCTGCGGTGTTTCTCCTATGCCCATCCAAGTACCCACCTCTAGCCAAGGCCTGCTTCAAGCCACAGTTTGTATCGACAGCATCAACGTCATCGCAACAGCTTCCCCATCGACGATGGCGTCGCAAATTTCCCAAAATCAAGGACGAATCGCGCGAGAAGCCTTGGAAAACCATACTCCTTCCCGAACGGCGCATTATTACCCATTTTATCATATGGGCTTGCGCAGCCGTTTCCTCTTGGACGTGGTGC
The window above is part of the Fusarium falciforme chromosome 3, complete sequence genome. Proteins encoded here:
- a CDS encoding Putative PNPOx domain-containing protein; the protein is MDQNIPLNAEASQGDTNKQTTSTLPPDVVQCLENARFLHLATCNDNIPQVSLMNYTYLPSSPYSNYPVIIMTTNPASRKTINLVANPNVSLLVHDWVSHRPPTHGRRLSGGSPGPEQRSSLASLLLNLNTSQLSSISATIGGAARLVPSGTEEERYYRQQHLENNTFEEVDIQRIQQGNGNGGNGPAQDGGRNCFVAGEEVRVVSVDIRDVRISDWKGTVRDWEIVPTENLVNGTS